One genomic segment of Aliarcobacter cibarius includes these proteins:
- a CDS encoding ATP-binding cassette domain-containing protein: protein MSKNLFANNSNGIFIESKNVIKKFENTQVLKELNLTINSGEFVCVVGRSGCGKSTFLRLLAGLEKVSQGEITLDGVKINGVHPDIRIMFQDSRLLPWRTVIENVALGLPKESYDLAIDALKEVGLENKANEWPANLSGGQKQRVALARALVHKPRLLLLDEPLGALDALTRIEMQTLIERIWQEHKFTVLLVTHDVSEAVILGDRVVLIEEGKITLDLEINLSRQRERGSAEFAQLEANILSRVMGTMYYI from the coding sequence ATGAGTAAGAATTTATTTGCTAATAACTCTAATGGAATTTTTATTGAAAGCAAAAATGTTATTAAAAAATTTGAAAATACACAAGTTTTAAAAGAGTTAAATTTAACTATTAATTCAGGAGAATTTGTCTGCGTTGTTGGACGTAGTGGTTGCGGAAAAAGTACATTTTTAAGATTACTTGCAGGATTAGAAAAAGTAAGTCAAGGTGAGATTACTTTAGATGGAGTAAAAATAAATGGTGTTCACCCAGATATTAGAATTATGTTTCAAGATTCTAGATTATTACCATGGCGTACAGTTATAGAAAATGTTGCATTAGGTTTACCAAAAGAGTCTTATGATTTAGCAATTGATGCATTAAAAGAAGTAGGTTTAGAAAATAAAGCAAATGAGTGGCCCGCAAATCTTTCTGGTGGACAAAAACAAAGAGTAGCACTTGCTCGTGCATTAGTTCATAAGCCAAGATTACTTTTATTAGATGAGCCTTTGGGAGCTTTGGATGCATTAACTAGAATAGAGATGCAAACTTTAATAGAAAGAATTTGGCAAGAACATAAGTTTACTGTTTTGCTTGTGACTCATGATGTTTCAGAAGCAGTAATTTTAGGAGATAGAGTGGTATTAATTGAAGAAGGAAAAATCACTTTAGATTTAGAGATTAATCTTTCTAGACAAAGAGAAAGAGGAAGTGCAGAATTTGCACAACTTGAAGCAAATATTCTTTCTAGAGTTATGGGAACAATGTATTATATTTAA